The sequence CGTCGGGGTGGATGTGCAGCGCCGAGGCGAACAGGTCGATGGGTGAGGGGGGCGTTGTCGTCATGACGGCGTTCCTTCCAGTCGGTTCTCTGCGGTGGCGGGTTGCAGGGCGGGTGTTTCGGCCTGGCGGCGAGGCAGCACGGTGATCGCCACGACGGCCGCGATCCCGAAGAGGGCGGCGGCGATGGCAAGGCCTAGGGCGTAGCCGTCGTTGATTGCGGCGGGGTCGGTTGCCGTGCCGGTGCGGTGTGCGGCGATGGTGGCCAGAGCGGCCAGGCCGATGCAGCCGCCGAGTTGGCGGGAGCTGTTCATGAGGCCGGAGGCCATGCCGGCCTCATGGCGGGCGACGCCGGTGGTTGCGGCGGCGACGATCGGGGCGATGACTAGTCCGACGCCGGTGCCGGTGATGATGCAGGGGCCGAGCACATCGGTGAGGAATCCGCCGTCGGGGCTGATGAAGGCGAACCAGGCCAGGCCCACAGCGGCCAGCAGGGCGCCAGGCACCAGGGACGCACGGGGGGTGCGTGCCGCGGTGATGCGGGTCGCGACGAGGGTGCCCGCGACCAGACTTACAGCGAAGGGCAGGAACGCGGCACCGGTCGCCGCGGCACCCATGCCCAGAACCTGCTGCATGTACAGGGACACGAAGTAGAACGCCGCGAACTGCCCGGCCGTGGAGAAGAAGACCAGCACGTTGGCGCCGGCGACCCAGCGGCTGCGCAGCAGGCCCAGGCGCAACAGCGGTGCGGAATGCCGGGATTCGGTGACGACGAAGGCGGCCAGGAGCATGGCTGCGGCGACGAGCATCGTCCATGTGGCCGGGGAGTCCCACCCTTGGGCGTCGGTGCGCACGACACCGGTCACCAGCAGTCCGACTCCACCGGTGGCCAGGACGGCACCGAGCACATCCAGCCTCTCGCGCCGGGCGGGGCGTGCTTCGGCGGGCACGCCTGCGCGGACCAGCGCGAGAGCCACCGCGACGATGGGGAGATTGATCAGCATCACCCAGCGCCAGCCCGCGTACTGGGCCAGCAGCCCACCCGCCAGCACGCCCAGCG is a genomic window of Streptomyces gilvosporeus containing:
- a CDS encoding MFS transporter, which gives rise to MVLAAVAVAQFAVALDLSVVNVALPAIHTALGFAPLDLSWVVHVYALTLGGFLLLGGRACDLYGRRRLFVLGLAVFGLCSLAGGLAQTPWQLIAARAGQGLGAAAATPATLAMLTTTFPEGPQRVRALGVWSGVNAAGGALGVLAGGLLAQYAGWRWVMLINLPIVAVALALVRAGVPAEARPARRERLDVLGAVLATGGVGLLVTGVVRTDAQGWDSPATWTMLVAAAMLLAAFVVTESRHSAPLLRLGLLRSRWVAGANVLVFFSTAGQFAAFYFVSLYMQQVLGMGAAATGAAFLPFAVSLVAGTLVATRITAARTPRASLVPGALLAAVGLAWFAFISPDGGFLTDVLGPCIITGTGVGLVIAPIVAAATTGVARHEAGMASGLMNSSRQLGGCIGLAALATIAAHRTGTATDPAAINDGYALGLAIAAALFGIAAVVAITVLPRRQAETPALQPATAENRLEGTPS